A single window of Nicotiana sylvestris chromosome 3, ASM39365v2, whole genome shotgun sequence DNA harbors:
- the LOC138888074 gene encoding uncharacterized protein, with protein sequence MTVEAVHEQEKNQITGKRRPLTPFPQRLAKYQKNEQYKKFLEMLKQIQVNIPLIDALKEMPGYAKMMKDLMSHKFDFQDLTTVTLTQTCSVVMTRPIPENISDLGSFTIPCTIGNDVFAKALCDLGASINLMPLDLYKRLGIGRARPTSMLLQLADRTMKRLSCILDEVLVQVGKFVFPTYFVILDCRVDEEIPIILGGPFLATGRALIDCETGELKMRLNDEEITFNVQKSMWQPSEFANFSLIDVVDVILEEEDETLNTKDPLAACLMNLDEANGENLADWVLALKGQGFGKRELEFEPLHLEERKTPPAKPSIEEPP encoded by the coding sequence ATGACGGTTGAAGCAGTGCATGAGcaagaaaaaaatcaaatcacAGGGAAGAGGCGACCTCTAACACCATTCCCACAGAGGTTGGCCAAGTATCAAAAAAATGAGCAATACAAGAAATTTTTGGAGATGTTGAAGCAAATTCAGGTAAacattccattgattgatgcCTTAAAGGAAATGCCTGGTTATGCAaagatgatgaaggacttgatgtcccatAAATTCGACTTTCAAGACTTGACCACAGTTACACTGACTCAGACATGTAGTGTTGTTATGACGAGACCCATACCTGAGAATATTTCTGACCTAGGGAGTTTCACAATCCCATGCACAATAGGCAACGATGTGTTTGCTAAGGCActgtgtgatttgggggcaagcatAAACCTGATGCCCCTAGATCTCTACAAAAGGTTaggcattggaagagctagacccacatcCATGTTACTACAGCTGGCTGACCGGACAATGAAGAGGCTCTCTTGTATTCTTGATGAAGTATTAGTACAGGTTGGGAAGTTTGTATTCCCAACATATTTTGTCATTCTTGACTGTCGGGTTGACGAGGAAATTCCTATAATTTTGGGAGGACCATTCTTAGCCACTGGGAGAGCTCTAATTGATTGTGAAACTGGAGAGCTCAAAATGAGATTAAATgatgaagagataacattcaacGTACAAAAATCTATGTGGCAACCGAGTGAATTTGCTAATTTCTCTCTAATAGATGTCGTGGATGTCATCTTGGAGGAGGAAGATGAGACATTGAACACTAAAGACCCTCTAGCAGCCTGTCTCATGAACTTAGATGAAGCAAATGGAGAAAACTTGGCAGATTGGGTACTTGCTCTTAAAGGCCAAGGTTTTGGGAAAAGGGAGCTCGAATTTGAGCCTTTGCACTTAGAGGAAAGAAaaactcctccagctaagccatcGATAGAAGAGCCGCCATAG